CCGCGGGGAGCCCCGCTTCATCGCCGTGGGCTACGTGGACGACACGCAGTTCGTGCGGTTTGACAGCGACGCCGCGAGCCAGAGGATGGAGCCGCGGGCGCCGTGGATAGAGCAGGAGGGGCCGGAGTATTGGGACCAGGAGACACGGAATGTGAAGGCCCACTCACAGACTGACCGAGAGAGCCTGCGGATCGCGCTCCGCTACTACAACCAGAGCGAGGCCGGTGAGTGACCCCGGCCCGGGGCGCAGGTCACGACCTCTCATCCCCCACGGACGGGCCAGGTCGCCCACAGTCTCCGGGTCCGAGATCCACCCCGAAGCCGCGGGACCCCGAGACCCTTGCCCCGGGAGAGGCCCAGGCGCCTTTACCCGGTTTCATTTTCAGTTTAGGCCAAAAATCCCCCCGGGTTGGTCGGGGCCGGACGGGGCTCGGGGGACTGGGCTGACCGTGGGGTCGGGGCCAGGTTCTCACACCATCCAGATGATGTATGGCTGCGACGTGGGGCCGGACGGGCGCCTCCTCCGCGGGTACCAGCAGGACGCCTACGACGGCAAGGATTACATCGCCTTGAACGAGGACCTGCGCTCTTGGACCGCGGCGGACATGGCGGCTCAGATCACCCAGCGCAAGTGGGAGGCGGCCCGTGTGGCGGAGCAGTTGAGAGCCTACCTGGAGGGCACGTGCGTGGAGTGGCTCCGCAGATACCTGGAGAACGGGAAGGAGACGCTGCAGCGCACGGGTACCAGGGGCCACGGGGCGCCTCCCTGATCGCCTGTAGATCTCCCGGGCTGGCCTCCCACAAGGAGGGGAGACAATTGGGACCAACACTAGAATATCGCCCTCCCTCTGGTCCTGAGGGAGAGGAATCCTCCTGGGTTTCCAGATCCTGTACCAGAGAGTGACTCTGAGGTTCCGCCCTGCTCTCTGACACAATTAAGGGATAAAATCTCTGAAGGAATGACGGGAAGACGATCCCTCGAATACTGATGAGTGGTTCCCTTTGACACACACCGGCAGCAGCCTTGGGCCCGTGACTTTTCCTCTCAGGCCTTGTTCTCTGCTTCACACTCAATGTGTGTGGGGGTCTGAGTCCAGCACTTCTGAGTCCCTCAGCCTCCACTCAGGTCAGGACCAGAAGTCGCTGTTCCCTCTTCAGGGACTAGAATTTTCCACGGAATAGGAGATTATCCCAGGTGCctgtgtccaggctggtgtcTGGGTTCTGTGCTCCCTTCCCCATCCCAGGTGTCCTGTCCATTCTCAAGATAGCCACATGTGTGCTGGAGGAGTGTCCCATGACAGATGCAAAATGCCTGAATGTTCTGACTCTTCCTGACAGACGCCCCCAAGACGCATATGACTCACCACGCTGTCTCTGACCATGAGGCCACCCTGAGGTGCTGGGCCCTGAGCTTCTACCCTGCGGAGATCACACTGACCTGGCAGCGGGATGGGGAGGACCAGACCCAGGACACGGAGCTTGTGGAGACCAGGCCTGCAGGGGATGGAACCTTCCAGAAGTGGGCGTCTGTGGTGGTGCCTTCTGGACAGGAGCAGAGATACACCTGCCATGTGCAGCATGAGGGTCTGCCCAAGCCCCTCACCCTGAGATGGGGTAAGGAGGGAGATGGGGGTGTCATGTCTTTTACGGAAAGCAGGAGCCTCTCTGACCTTTAGCAGGGTCAGGGCCCCTCACCTTCCCCTCTTTTCCCAGAGCCGTCTTCCCAGCCCACCATCCCCATCGTGGGCATCATTGCTGGCCTAGTTCTCTTTGGAGCTATGTTCGCTGGAGCTGTGGTCGCTGCTgtgaggtggaggaggaagagctCAGGTGGGGTGAAGGGATGAAGGGTGGGTCTGAGATTTCTTGTCTCACTGAGGGTTCCAAGACCCAGGTAGAAGTGTGCCCTGCCTCGTTACTGGGAAGCACCATCCACAATTATGGGCCTACCCAGCCTGGGCCCTGTGTGCCAGCACTTACTCTTTTGTAAAGCACCTGTTAAAATGAAGGACAGATTTATCACCTTGATTACGGCGGTGATGGGACCTGATCCCAGCAGTCACAAGTCACAGGGGAAGGTCCCTGAGGACCTTCAGGAGGGCGGTTGGTCCAGGACCCACACCTGCTTTCTTCATGTTTCCTGATCCCGCCCTGGGTCTGCAGTCACACATTTCTGGAAACTTCTCTGAGGTCCAAGACTTGGAGGTTCCTCTAGGACCTTAAGGCCCTGGCTCCTTTCTGGTATCTCACAGGACATTTTCTTCCCACAGATAGAAAAGGAGGGAGCTACTCTCAGGCTGCAAGTAAGTATGAAGGAGGCTGATGCCTGAGGTCCTTGGGATATTGTGTTTGGGAGCCCGTGGGGGAGCTCACCCACCCCACAATTCCTCCTCTAGCCACATCTTCTGTGGGATCTGACCAGGTTCTGTTTTTGTCCTACCCCAGGCAGTGACAGTGCCCAGGGCTCTGATATGTCTCTCACAGCTTGTAAAGGTGAGAGCCTGGAGGGCCTGATGTGTGTTGGGTGTTGGGCGGAACAGTGGACGCAGCTGTGCTATGGGGTTTCTTTGCATTGGATGTATTGAGCATGCGATGGGCTGTTTAAAGTGTGACTCCTCACTGTGACAGATACGAATTTGttcatgaatatttttttctatagtgtGAGACAGCTGCCTTGTGTGGGACTGAGAGGCAAGATTTGTTCCTGCCCTTCCCTTTGTGACTTGAAGAACCCTGACTTTGTTTCTGCAAAGGCACCTGCATGTGTCTGTGTTCTTGTAGGCATAATGTGAGGAGGTGGGGagaccaccccacccccatgtcCACCATGACCCTCTTCCCACGCTGACCTGTGCTCCCTCCCCAATCATCTTTCCTGTTCCAGAGAGGTGGGGCTGAGGTGTCTCCATCTCTGCCTCAACTTCATGGTGCACTGAGCTGTAACTTCTTCCTTCCCTATTAAAATTAGAACCTGAGTATAAATTTACTTTCTCAAATTCTTGCCATGAGAGGTTGATGAGTTAATTAAAGGAGAAGATTCCTAAAATTTGAGAGACAAAATAAATGGAACACATGAGAACCTTCCAGAGTCCACGTGTTGCTTATGCTGATTTGTTGCAGGGGAGGAGAGTAGATGGGGCTGTGCCCAGTTTCTGTTCCGGCCACCATGGGCTTTATGTGGTCACTGCTTGGCTGGGTCATCTTTGCTGCTCCATTGTCCTTGGCCCTTCAGTAGAAACTTGTCCCACCAAGACCTGTGATCACAGGGAGTTGGATGTCACCTACGGTGGTCCCTGCATACAAATCTCCTTGTGGTATCAAGAGACAAATTTTCAGACCTGTCCAGGTCTTGCCTTCCTCCCAGGGCTTTTTCCTCAATTGTATTTTTGATTTTTCTCCAGTCTTTTTAAAGGAACCAGATTGTGACATTTGCAGAGAGGAGGGGTCCCATAGTTTCTCATCATGATTAACTTTCTGTTGGAACTCCTCTTCTGCCCTCCtactcttcttcctgctctgagTTGTAGTAATCCTAATGCTGGCTCCAATCCAAACTCATAGATTTATAAAGCAGAGTCTAATTTAGATTCATATGTGGTTGGAAAATTGTACCCATAAGGCTAGGGTTATTGTTCCTGAAGAGAA
This Homo sapiens chromosome 6 genomic scaffold, GRCh38.p14 alternate locus group ALT_REF_LOCI_7 HSCHR6_MHC_SSTO_CTG1 DNA region includes the following protein-coding sequences:
- the HLA-A gene encoding HLA class I histocompatibility antigen, A alpha chain isoform A*03:01:01:01 precursor (isoform A*03:01:01:01 precursor is encoded by transcript variant 1 (A*03:01:01:01); The RefSeq protein has 31 substitutions compared to this genomic sequence), whose protein sequence is MAVMAPRTLLLLLSGALALTQTWAGSHSMRYFFTSVSRPGRGEPRFIAVGYVDDTQFVRFDSDAASQRMEPRAPWIEQEGPEYWDQETRNVKAQSQTDRVDLGTLRGYYNQSEAGSHTIQIMYGCDVGSDGRFLRGYRQDAYDGKDYIALNEDLRSWTAADMAAQITKRKWEAAHEAEQLRAYLDGTCVEWLRRYLENGKETLQRTDPPKTHMTHHPISDHEATLRCWALGFYPAEITLTWQRDGEDQTQDTELVETRPAGDGTFQKWAAVVVPSGEEQRYTCHVQHEGLPKPLTLRWELSSQPTIPIVGIIAGLVLLGAVITGAVVAAVMWRRKSSDRKGGSYTQAASSDSAQGSDVSLTACKV